In Vulpes lagopus strain Blue_001 chromosome 1, ASM1834538v1, whole genome shotgun sequence, a genomic segment contains:
- the PDC gene encoding phosducin gives MEEAKNQSLEEDFEGQATHTGPKGVINDWRKFKLESEDSDSVPPSKKEILRQMSSPQNRDDKDSKERFSRKMSIQEYELIHRDKEDENCLRKYRRQCMQDMHQKLSFGPRYGFVYELETGEQFLETIEKEQKITTIVVHIYEDGIKGCDALNSSFTCLAAEYPMVKFCKIKASNTGAGDRFSLDVLPTLLIYKGGELISNFISVTEQFAEEFFAGDVESFLNEYGLLPEREIHALDQTNMEEDTE, from the exons ATGGAAGAAGCCAAAAACCAAAGTTTGGAGGAAGACTTTGAAGGACAGGCCACACATACAG gaCCCAAAGGAGTAATAAATGATTGGAGAAAGTTTAAATTAGAGAGTGAAGACAGTGATTCAGTTCCACCTAGTAAGAAGGAGATTCTCAGACAAATGTCTTCTCCTCAGAATAGAGATGACAAAGACTCAAAAGAAAGATTCAGCAGAAAG ATGAGCATTCAAGAATATGAACTAATTCACCGagacaaagaagatgaaaattgCCTTCGTAAATATCGTAGACAATGTATGCAGGATATGCACCAGAAGCTGAGCTTTGGGCCTAGATATGGGTTTGTGTATGAGCTTGAGACTGGGGAGCAATTCTTGGAAACCAttgaaaaggaacagaaaatcaCCACAATTGTTGTTCACATTTATGAAGATGGCATTAAGGGCTGTGATGCTCTAAATAGTAGCTTTACATGTCTTGCAGCTGAATACCCTATGGTCAAGTTCTGTAAAATAAAAGCTTCTAATACAGGTGCTGGGGACCGCTTTTCCTTAGATGTGCTCCCCACACTGCTCATCTACAAAGGTGGGGAACTCATAAGCAATTTTATTAGTGTTACTGAACAGTTTGCAGAAGAATTTTTTGCTGGGGATGTGGAGTCTTTCCTAAATGAATATGGGTTACTACCTGAAAGGGAGATACATGCCCTAGATCAGACCAACATGGAAGAAGATACTGAATAA